In [Mycobacterium] stephanolepidis, the genomic window CAGCTTCGCGGCTTGTTAGGTGCTCAGGGAAGGGACGCTGCTCAATTCCCGATCGGCAAGCGCGTCTACCTGATGGTCGACGACGACCGGGACCTCGCCCGCACCCGCGTCGAGAAAGGGTTGCGCCGGATCTATGGCGAGATGAAGGGCATCGACGCGGTGCCGGTGTGGGGCACTCCCGACGAGGTCGCCGCCGGCCTGCGTGAGGTAGCCGAGGCAGGTGCGGAGATGATCCTGCTCAATCCCGTCGGCGACGGCGTGGCGGACGATCGCGAGCAGATGGAACGTCTTGCCGCCGAAGTCATCACCCAACTGACCTAGACGGCTGAATCACCGTCCGGCCCGCATGCCCGATGGTATGACTGTCAGATGACGCTCAAGATGACGGTGTCACCTGCTCTGATCGGCGGCGGTGTCGATGAGGGGTACGGCAAGATCGCCGATGCATTCCGCGCCAACTTCGCGCGCGGAGACGAGATCGGTGCCGCATTCTCGGTATACCGCGACGGTGTGAAGGTCGTCGACATGTGGGGTGGCTACCGTAACGGCCTCACCAAGGACCCGTGGCGTGAAGACACCATAGTCAATATGTTTTCTACTACCAAAGGTGTTGCATCTCTTACTGTTTCCGTCGCGGCATCGCGCGGGCTGGTCGACTACGACGCAAAGGTCGCGGACTACTGGCCGGAGTTCGCGCAGGCCGGCAAGGCCAATGTCACAGTACGTCAACTGCTGTCCCACCAAGCCGGGTTGCCCGCACTCGACGCGCCGCTGAAACTGGCAGACCTGACCGACCCGATCAAGGTGTCCGCGGTGCTTGCCGCCCAAAAACCAGCGTGGACACCGGGAACCCGACATGGCTATCACGCACTCACCCTGGGCTGGTACGAATCCGAGCTCATCCGTCGCACCGACCCTGCCGGCCGCACCATCGGACGGTTCTTCGCCGACGAGATCGCCGCTCCTCTGAGCCTGGACCTACACATCGGATTACCCGCCTCGGTGGACCGCGGCCGGGTGGCCGAACTGCATGGCTGGAAGCGGCGGGAAGCGCTGCTACACCTCAACACCATGCCGCCCCGATTTGTACTGGGACTTCTGAACCCTCGCGGCCTGACCGGCCGAAGCGCCAACCTGCCCAACGATATCGACGCGATGACCGACTTCAACCAAGAGAAGGTGCGCACCGTCGAGATGCCCGCCGCCAATGGGATCGGCTCGGCCCGCTCGGTGGCTCGCGCATACGGTTGCGCGGCAACCGGTGGGGCCGAACTCGGTCTGACACCGGCGACCCTCGAAACAGTGACAGAACCCGCCGTTCCCCCCAGCAGAGGCATCCGCGACAAGGTGCTACATGTCGACTCGGTGTTCTCGCTGGGGTACTGCAAACCGTTCCGGGACTGCATCTTCGGGTCGTCCGGCAAGGCGTTCGGAACCCCCGGGCTCGGAGGCTCGTTCGGCTTTGCCGACCCTGACACCGGTGTCGGATTCGCCTACGTGATGAATCGATTGGGCTTTCACCTGTTCAGCGATCCCCGCGAACTCGCGCTACGTCAGGCACTGTTTCGGGATGTGCTGGGCACACGTCCGCAGACATAAGCCCTCCGTGACGCCGAGTGCATACCGCACGCAGGCAGTTCCCGCGATAGCTCTGCACCTGGTATGCACTCGGCGAAGCAGAAAGGGCGCCCACCCGAAGGTGGACGCCCTTTCTGGAAAGCGGTTACTAGGCCTCGTTGACCGATCCGCCTGCGGCGGTGATCTTCTCGCGGGCCGAGTCGCTGAACTTGTTGGCAGTCACCGACACCTTGACCTTGAGGTCTCCGTTGCCGAGCACCTTCACCAGCTCGTTCTTGCGCACCGCACCCTTGGCAACCAGGGCCTCGATGGTGACGTCGCCACCCTCGGGGAACAGCCGCTCGATGTCGGCAACGTTCACCACCTGGTATTCGGTGCGGAAGCGGTTCTTGAAGCCCTTGAGCTTCGGGAGCCGCATGTGGATGGGCATCTGCCCACCTTCGAAGGTCACCGGCACGTTCTTACGTGCCTTGGTGCCCTTGGTACCGCGACCCGCGGTCTTACCCTTGGAACCCTCACCACGACCGACGCGGGTGCGCTCGGTCTTGGAGCCCGGGGCCGGGCGTAGATGATGCAGTTTGATGGTCATTACTTCACGTCCTCGACGGTGACCAGGTGGCGAACCACCTGGAGCAGGCCGCGGGTCTGCGCGTTGTCCTCACGGACAACGGTCTGGCGAATCTTGCGCAGGCCCAGTGTCTTCAACGATTCGCGCTGCTTCCACCGGGATCCGATGGTGCTGCGCACCTGGGTGATCTTCAGATCAGCCATGGCTGCCTCCCTGTGCTGCCGCAGCTGCGAACTCGGCGCGGGCCCGGAGCATGCCGGCCGGTGCCACGTCCTCGATGGGCAGACCGCGCCGGGCCGCAACCTCTTCGGGGCGCTGCAGCTGCTTAAGCGCCGCGACGGTTGCATGGACCACGTTGATGGCGTTGTCGCTACCCAGCGACTTGGCCAGGATGTCGTGCACACCGGCGCATTCCAGCACTGCGCGGGCAGCACCACCGGCGATCACACCGGTACCGGCCGAGGCCGGACGCAGCATGACGACTCCGGCGGAATCCTCGCCCTGAACCGGGTGGACGATGGTGCCACCGATGAGCGGAACGCGGAAGAAGTTCTTGCGAGCCTCGTCCACACCCTTGGCGATGGCGGCCGGAACTTCCTTGGCCTTGCCGTAGCCAACGCCCACCAGGCCGTTGCCGTCTCCGACGATCACCAGTGCGGTGAAGCTGAACCGGCGACCACCCTTGACGACCTTGGAGACGCGGTTGATGGTGACAACGCGCTCCAGGTAGTTGCTCTTCTCGGCGTTGTCACGCCCACCACGACGGTCGTCGCGGTTGTCACGGCGTCCACGGCCGCCGTCGCGACCCTCGTTGGCGCCGCCCGCATTGTCGGGAGCGCCCGAATTGCGCTGCGCCATCATGCATTCCTTCCGTTGAAAGTCACGAACATCAGAACACCAGCCCGTTCTCGCGGGCGGCGTCTGCGAGTGCGGCAATCCGGCCACCGTAGGTGTAGCCACCGCGGTCGAACACCACGGTGTCCACGCCTGCAGCCTTCGCACGCTCGGCGATCAGCTGACCGACCCGAGCACTGCGTGCCTTCTTGTCGCCGTCCACTGCCTGCACGTCGGGCTCGATGGACGAGGCCGCCGCCAGAGTGGTGCCGGTGAGATCGTTGACCAGCTGCACATGGATGTGGCGGGCCGAACGGTTGACGACCAGACGTGGCCGCGCGTCCGTGCCGGACACCTTCTTGCGCAGACGTGCGTGGCGGCGCAGACGCGAGGTGCGGCGCACCTCCGAGACACTCTTGCCCACGGGCTCGTGCTGCTTCGCTTCTGTCTTCGTTTGAGCCATGGTCACTTACCTGTCTTTCCGACCTTGCGGCGGATCTGCTCACCCTCGTAGCGAATGCCCTTGCCCTTGTACGGGTCGGGGCGACGCAGGCGGCGGATGTTGGCCGAGATCTGGCCAACCTTCTGCTTGTCGATTCCGCTGACCGAGAACTTGGTGGGGGTCTCGACCGCGAACGTGATGCCCTCAGGCGCCTCGATCAGCACCGGATGGCTGTAACCGAGCGCGAACTCCAGGTTCGATCCCTTGGCGACGACGCGGTAACCCACGCCGAAGATCTCCATCTTGGTGGTGTAACCCTGCGTCACACCGGTCACCAGGTTGGCGATCAGGGTGCGGGACAACCCGTGGAGCGAGCGGTTACGACGCTCGTCATCGGGACGGGTCACCACGATGGCGCCATCGTCGTTGCGCGAGACCGCAATCGGCTCGCTCACTGTCAGTTCCAGAGTGCCCTTGGAACCCTTGACGGAGATGTTCTGGCCGTCGATGTTGACGTCCACTCCGGCGGGAACCAGCACTGGCTGCTTTCCAATACGCGACATGTTTCTAGTCCTCCCCTACCAGACGTACGCGAGGACTTCGCCGCCCACGCCCTGTCGGGCCGCCTGGCGGTCGGTAAGCAGGCCAGTGGACGTGGAGATGATAGCCACGCCGAGGCCACCGAGAACCTTGGGCAGATTTGTGGATTTTGCGTATACACGCAGACCGGGCTTCGACACGCGACGCAGACCGGCGATGCTGCGCTCACGGCTGGGGCCGTACTTGAGCGAGACAACCAGGCTCTTGCCCACGCGGGCGTCCTCGGTGCGGTAATCGGTGATGTAGCCCTCGCGCTTGAGGATCTCGGCGATATTGGCCTTGATCTTCGAGTGCGGCAGGGTCACCTCATCGTGGTATGCCGAGTTGGCATTGCGCAGACGTGTCAGAAAGTCTGCGATCGGATCAGTCATAGTCATGACAGAGTCCATCAACCTTTCTCGCCGCGGTTCCCATACAGCACGCTCGTACCGGTTCCCGTAAAGGGCCTGGCACATCCCGCGGTGGGCCTACTGCGAAGTGATCTTCCGTATCTGACCGGGTTCGGTCAGGGGTCGTGCATCGGTAGTGCGATCCATGGAGTCTGAAAGCACGTACCGACCGGCCATGGGCGAGACACAGCCCAGGCAACCGGTCAAGTGTAGGTGACCTGGACCTACCGACCAAATCGGTGACGGCAGCAGGTCAGCCGGTCGGCGTCAGCGTGAACGGCAGCCAGTAGGTGCCCGGTCCGTCGTCGGGACATCCCGGTGCTCCCACGGTGAACGTGCGCTCCCCCGAAAAGCTGCCATCGCCATTCGGCACCAGGAAGTCGGACCGGGCCGCGATCACCGCGCCGCCGTCACCACAGTGAAACGGATAGTCCGAGGCCGATTCCCATCGATCGCCGTTCCACCGGTAGTCGAACAGTGCGGGGGCATGGGGATTGTCGGCAAGCTCGGCCAGCCGCAACCAATGCGCCACGCAGCCCTGCGCACCGCAGGTGGTGGTGAAGCTCGCCGCCTGGGTCGAGGGCTCCGAGGCGTCGGGCCTGCCCTCGAACGTCTGCCGCGAATGGTCCAGATACGTGTCGTATGTGCCATACAGCGGCACCGGCTCGGGCCGGTCGGCGCGCGCCACACCGGCCCCCGCGAATGCCGTGACGACCGCGAGCACCAGCCCGCCGTACCTGCGCATATGTCACTGATAACACAGCACATGCACGACCGGAGCCGAACCGCCGAACACGGTCCTCAGATGACGCCCAGGGCAACCATCGCATCGGCGACGCGTGTGTATCCGGCGAGGTTGGCGCCCGTCACATAGTTCCCCGGGTCGCCGTAGTGGTCCGCCGTTTCAACGCAGGTGCTGTGGATGGACCGCATGATCGACTGCAGGCGGCTTTCGGTCTGCTCGAACGACCACGAGTCACGGCTGGCGTTCTGTTGCATTTCCAACGCACTGGTGGCCACTCCGCCGGCGTTCGACGCCTTGCCGGGGGCGTACAGCACCGCCGCGTCCTGGAAGTGCTTCACCGCCTCGGGAGTGCACGGCATGTTGGCGCCCTCGGCGACCAGCTGCACCCCGTTCTCGATGAGCCTGCGGGCGTCCGTGCCGTCGAGTTCGTTCTGCGTGGCGCATGGCAGCGCGACCTGGCAGGGCACCTCCCAGATAGTGCCGTCGATGACCTGGCGCGCTCCGCCGCCGTGCTCCTCGACGTACTCGGAGAGCCGGCCCCGCCGAATCTCCTTGATCTCTTTGAGGAGTTCGAGATTCAGGCCACGTTCGTCGACGAGGTAACCGTCGCTATCGGAGCAGGCGATGACCTTTGCGCCCAACTGCTGGGCCTTCTCGACGGCGTAGATTGCGACGTTCCCCGCGCCGGACACCACGACCGTCTTGCCGGCCAAAGACTGAGCACGCATCGCGAGCATCTCCTGGGCGAAAAGCACCACGCCGTAACCGGTGGCCTCGGTACGCACCTGAGATCCGCCCCAGGGCAGCCCCTTACCGGTCAGCACGCCAGATTCGTAGCGATTGGTGATGCGCTTGTACTGCCCGAACAGATACCCGATCTCGCGCTGGCCCACGCCGATATCACCGGCCGGCACGTCCGTGTATTCGCCGATGTGCTGGTACAGCTCGGTCATGAAGGACTGACAAAAGCGCATGATCTCGGCGTCGGAACGGCCCTTGGGATCGAAATCCGATCCGCCCTTGCCGCCGCCGATGGGGAGCCCGGTGAGCGCATTCTTGAACATCTGCTCGAAGCCGAGGAACTTGACGATCGACAGGTTCACGCTCGGATGGAAACGCAGACCGCCCTTGTACGGGCCCAGCGCGGAGTTGAACTCCACCCGGTAGCCGCGGTTGATCTCGACGGCGCCGTCATCCCTGATCCATGGGACCCGAAAGATGATCTGCCGCTCCGGCTCGCAGATGCGTTCCAGAATCGACCAGCGGTCATAGTCCGGTGTCTTGCCGACCAACGGGGTAAGACTGGCCATCACCTCGTAGACAGCCTGCTGAAATTCCGCCTCCCCCGCGTTACGTGCGAGGACGGTCTGGAAACGCGGCTGGAAGACGGGGTGCAGAGCCTCAGGCATACCTAATAGAGTGCACCACAGCGCATTTGGCTAACCAGGCGGCATAAGACCGCGAGGCTAGGCCGCAGGTGCCGGCGCGACCGCCAGGGCATTGCCCTTGATGACATAGAAGAGCGTGCCCTGTTCGGTCTGCGCCCTGATCAGGCCCGGTCCGGCAGCCTCAGGATGCCCGTCGACCACGCCGACACGCGACAACTTGGGGTTGGTGCCCACCGCGTGCCAGATCGCCCATTTTCCGTCCTTGACGCGCGCATCCACCTGAACCAGCAGATCGTCACGCCCGTCCTGGTCGATGTCGAGCAGCTCGACATCGGCGTTGCCGAGGAAGCCCTTGAAGGGCTCGGAGATCGTCTGCACGACCTTCCCATCCGCAGCACGCACTGTGACGGTGGTGGTTGCCCCTTCGGGCTGAGGTGTGCTGCTCGTCTCGAAGCGCAGCCCCAGCTGATCAGTGGACTGCAGTACCCCGGGATCCGCGCCGGCCACACCGGGAAGCGCCACAAGCGCCAGCGCTGCGAGCGCCGCGACGCCGGTGGTGCGCAACCGCACCTTGCTGATTTCTCGTCGACCCTGCGAGACCTGCATCGGTGTGTCCATTCGTCATATTTGCTCAGACATGATTTCTTCGACCCCTCTCGCTAACCAACCCTCCAGATCAGCGAGTTTGTCGAGCCACTGCCGGACTATCAGCAATGTGGCCTCACAAAGGTATACCAGCTGGACCGCCGCCGCTAACTCAGCCATTCGTTGGGAGATGCGCAACACTGCGCAGAGAACTCCAGCACAGGCCACAGCCCCGCAAGGTTCCCGACCCGCTGACACACACCAGGCGCTGAATCGATAGCAAAGTGTCCGGCTACCCGGACCGGAATCAGCAGGGGCGGGAGCGCCGGTTCATCGGAACTCGCTGGCACAGCAGCGAAGGTTGCTGAGCCGGAATCGGACGCACCGCCGAAGGCGCTCCGGGACACCACCGGTGACGGCGCGCGCGTCACTCACGGGCGGGCGCGTTCAGCGATGAGACGCGCGAATTCCGGCTGCAGCCGTTGAGCTTCGCCCACGGTGATATGTCCGCCGTCGCGCGCCACCCACCGAGAATCGATGTTGGTGCGACATACGCCATCCGGACAGACCGCCGGCCCCAGGTCGATGGTGGACACCCCCAAGAGCCCAACGGCGGCTCGCTGCTCGGCGACGGCAGCCGTGTTCTGCTGGCGCTGAACTTCTGCCAGCGCCTCGGAGCGACCGCAGCGGGAGGGCGACAACCAGACCTCGTACCCCGGGCACTTGTACAGATCCCAGTTCACGAAATGCGGCAGGGTATTCACCACCACGACGGGGACACGCGCCGCCGACAGCTTCTGCAACACCGCGGCCATGCCCACCTGCCACAACCGGCCCTTACCGGCGTCGTCCTCAATCCACTCCTGTGTATCCGGAAGCCGGAACCGCACATGTTGATCGGCCAGGAAGTAGTCACTGGAG contains:
- the rplF gene encoding 50S ribosomal protein L6, giving the protein MSRIGKQPVLVPAGVDVNIDGQNISVKGSKGTLELTVSEPIAVSRNDDGAIVVTRPDDERRNRSLHGLSRTLIANLVTGVTQGYTTKMEIFGVGYRVVAKGSNLEFALGYSHPVLIEAPEGITFAVETPTKFSVSGIDKQKVGQISANIRRLRRPDPYKGKGIRYEGEQIRRKVGKTGK
- the rplR gene encoding 50S ribosomal protein L18 translates to MAQTKTEAKQHEPVGKSVSEVRRTSRLRRHARLRKKVSGTDARPRLVVNRSARHIHVQLVNDLTGTTLAAASSIEPDVQAVDGDKKARSARVGQLIAERAKAAGVDTVVFDRGGYTYGGRIAALADAARENGLVF
- the rpsE gene encoding 30S ribosomal protein S5, translating into MMAQRNSGAPDNAGGANEGRDGGRGRRDNRDDRRGGRDNAEKSNYLERVVTINRVSKVVKGGRRFSFTALVIVGDGNGLVGVGYGKAKEVPAAIAKGVDEARKNFFRVPLIGGTIVHPVQGEDSAGVVMLRPASAGTGVIAGGAARAVLECAGVHDILAKSLGSDNAINVVHATVAALKQLQRPEEVAARRGLPIEDVAPAGMLRARAEFAAAAAQGGSHG
- the rpsH gene encoding 30S ribosomal protein S8 produces the protein MTMTDPIADFLTRLRNANSAYHDEVTLPHSKIKANIAEILKREGYITDYRTEDARVGKSLVVSLKYGPSRERSIAGLRRVSKPGLRVYAKSTNLPKVLGGLGVAIISTSTGLLTDRQAARQGVGGEVLAYVW
- the rplO gene encoding 50S ribosomal protein L15; its protein translation is MTIKLHHLRPAPGSKTERTRVGRGEGSKGKTAGRGTKGTKARKNVPVTFEGGQMPIHMRLPKLKGFKNRFRTEYQVVNVADIERLFPEGGDVTIEALVAKGAVRKNELVKVLGNGDLKVKVSVTANKFSDSAREKITAAGGSVNEA
- a CDS encoding MBOE_33420 family protein, whose translation is MRRYGGLVLAVVTAFAGAGVARADRPEPVPLYGTYDTYLDHSRQTFEGRPDASEPSTQAASFTTTCGAQGCVAHWLRLAELADNPHAPALFDYRWNGDRWESASDYPFHCGDGGAVIAARSDFLVPNGDGSFSGERTFTVGAPGCPDDGPGTYWLPFTLTPTG
- the rpmD gene encoding 50S ribosomal protein L30, with product MADLKITQVRSTIGSRWKQRESLKTLGLRKIRQTVVREDNAQTRGLLQVVRHLVTVEDVK
- the gdhA gene encoding NADP-specific glutamate dehydrogenase, yielding MPEALHPVFQPRFQTVLARNAGEAEFQQAVYEVMASLTPLVGKTPDYDRWSILERICEPERQIIFRVPWIRDDGAVEINRGYRVEFNSALGPYKGGLRFHPSVNLSIVKFLGFEQMFKNALTGLPIGGGKGGSDFDPKGRSDAEIMRFCQSFMTELYQHIGEYTDVPAGDIGVGQREIGYLFGQYKRITNRYESGVLTGKGLPWGGSQVRTEATGYGVVLFAQEMLAMRAQSLAGKTVVVSGAGNVAIYAVEKAQQLGAKVIACSDSDGYLVDERGLNLELLKEIKEIRRGRLSEYVEEHGGGARQVIDGTIWEVPCQVALPCATQNELDGTDARRLIENGVQLVAEGANMPCTPEAVKHFQDAAVLYAPGKASNAGGVATSALEMQQNASRDSWSFEQTESRLQSIMRSIHSTCVETADHYGDPGNYVTGANLAGYTRVADAMVALGVI
- a CDS encoding serine hydrolase domain-containing protein, with product MTLKMTVSPALIGGGVDEGYGKIADAFRANFARGDEIGAAFSVYRDGVKVVDMWGGYRNGLTKDPWREDTIVNMFSTTKGVASLTVSVAASRGLVDYDAKVADYWPEFAQAGKANVTVRQLLSHQAGLPALDAPLKLADLTDPIKVSAVLAAQKPAWTPGTRHGYHALTLGWYESELIRRTDPAGRTIGRFFADEIAAPLSLDLHIGLPASVDRGRVAELHGWKRREALLHLNTMPPRFVLGLLNPRGLTGRSANLPNDIDAMTDFNQEKVRTVEMPAANGIGSARSVARAYGCAATGGAELGLTPATLETVTEPAVPPSRGIRDKVLHVDSVFSLGYCKPFRDCIFGSSGKAFGTPGLGGSFGFADPDTGVGFAYVMNRLGFHLFSDPRELALRQALFRDVLGTRPQT